From a region of the Patescibacteria group bacterium genome:
- a CDS encoding LssY C-terminal domain-containing protein produces MLNQIIATLENLNIFSYWLIFFAIFFLFIYLAEIVVIKFGQPIVRFALSLLKSIKEGISNNDDVKSFFTKHPKISAFLDRRLDKTHFFGFPLTMFALAFFYVLFLFSGVVDGIIRASTIVFVDTRVDNLLMIFRDETLTTFFTWVTVLGRGRVVLFFIIVTTVLLWLWRKRYYIIPFYVVLVGSEVFTYLGKIIFQRARPASAIYFEPTYSFPSGHATTAVAFYGFVTYLLMSLIKSRRRKIHIFFVGFVLIFLIDFSRLYLGVHYLSDVWGGDLVGLLWLIIGISMAEWALIKIGKGPKILPFAKKKKTSASLIIASLVVYIVSVIYYQPELMTVHPPLAEKVVNNIEEIFSDNHLRYTETLSGAKQEPLSFIILAKDDDAFITIFEKAGWSLADSINLHSTIEIAKTAIAKKPYHTAPMTPSFWNLEVHNFGFEKATSANSVRQRHHARFWRTNYITKDGQQIYIGTASLDSGIKWGITHKISPDIDTERDYLLADIIRENPEMSYKKKPFVDPVLGQNFVGDQFFSDGQAYFLQ; encoded by the coding sequence ATGTTAAATCAAATTATAGCAACTTTAGAGAATCTAAATATTTTTAGTTATTGGTTAATCTTTTTTGCCATATTCTTTTTGTTTATTTATTTAGCGGAAATAGTGGTTATAAAATTCGGTCAGCCGATTGTTCGCTTTGCACTTTCGCTTTTAAAATCTATTAAAGAGGGAATAAGCAATAACGATGATGTTAAAAGTTTTTTCACAAAGCATCCGAAAATTTCGGCTTTCCTTGATCGTCGCCTTGATAAGACTCATTTTTTCGGTTTTCCGCTGACGATGTTTGCACTTGCTTTTTTCTATGTCCTTTTTCTTTTTAGTGGCGTGGTCGATGGAATCATACGTGCTAGCACAATAGTGTTTGTCGACACCAGGGTGGATAATTTATTGATGATTTTTCGAGACGAAACGCTGACCACTTTTTTTACCTGGGTGACTGTTTTGGGAAGGGGTCGAGTAGTCTTATTCTTTATAATTGTTACAACCGTGCTGCTGTGGCTCTGGAGGAAGCGTTATTATATTATTCCTTTTTACGTGGTCCTGGTTGGAAGTGAAGTTTTTACTTATTTGGGTAAGATTATTTTTCAACGAGCCCGACCGGCGTCAGCGATTTATTTTGAACCTACTTATTCATTTCCCAGTGGTCATGCTACCACGGCTGTGGCTTTTTATGGTTTTGTAACATATTTGCTAATGAGCTTAATAAAAAGCAGACGACGCAAGATACATATATTTTTTGTCGGTTTTGTTTTGATTTTTTTGATTGACTTTAGTCGTTTGTATTTGGGTGTGCATTATCTGAGTGATGTTTGGGGTGGGGATTTGGTTGGCTTGCTGTGGTTGATTATTGGGATTAGTATGGCAGAATGGGCATTAATTAAAATTGGCAAAGGACCAAAAATATTACCTTTTGCAAAAAAGAAAAAAACATCAGCATCTTTAATAATAGCTTCGTTGGTGGTTTATATTGTTTCAGTTATTTATTATCAACCAGAGCTAATGACTGTTCATCCGCCACTTGCGGAGAAAGTAGTAAATAATATTGAAGAGATATTTAGTGATAATCATTTGCGTTATACCGAAACTTTATCTGGCGCCAAGCAAGAGCCACTTAGTTTTATTATCTTGGCCAAAGATGACGATGCTTTTATTACCATTTTTGAGAAAGCGGGCTGGAGTCTAGCTGATAGCATTAATCTGCATTCAACAATAGAGATTGCCAAAACGGCTATTGCCAAGAAGCCTTATCACACTGCGCCCATGACGCCATCTTTTTGGAACCTAGAAGTCCATAATTTTGGTTTTGAAAAGGCAACTAGCGCTAATAGCGTTCGCCAGCGACATCATGCCCGTTTTTGGAGGACCAATTATATAACAAAAGATGGTCAGCAAATTTATATTGGCACAGCGAGTTTGGATAGCGGTATTAAGTGGGGCATAACTCATAAAATTAGCCCTGACATCGACACCGAGCGT